From Bradyrhizobium symbiodeficiens, the proteins below share one genomic window:
- a CDS encoding PIN domain-containing protein: protein MHYDAVTFDTQTVETNSFHFDGGLLSQLKQFRNGPVRVVVSEIVVREIYKHLVDKTKAAKDAATASHKKAVDCGLAAVEAPFILDTVDIRAVARARLNNFLRDIGAEIIRSADLPMSELVEAYFQPTPPFSAAGKNKAEFPDAIALFSLKRWANASNLKVLGVSNDRGWQAYCVPEAWIDLRQELADALSLLQRHAQEAGTVIQGLLKAIENESAPELGGRFETLLQDGLSSYDVYGEAESFYSVEPDHVELELVEFRFGGDEESYSFSVVQSGPHILAAEVELEVSVKAETTFYMSIYDSIDKDYTPAGSTAAATEAELDFKALLTFERDEDKAPFQLSKVELVSGPSSIGFGFVEPDYEPEPEDDYEIPDDLPDHIPDDNLPF from the coding sequence ATGCACTACGATGCTGTCACGTTCGATACCCAAACAGTGGAAACGAACTCCTTCCACTTCGATGGTGGTCTGCTGTCGCAACTCAAGCAATTCAGAAACGGCCCCGTACGGGTCGTTGTCTCTGAAATCGTAGTGCGTGAGATTTACAAGCACTTGGTGGATAAGACCAAAGCAGCAAAAGACGCAGCGACGGCTTCCCATAAAAAGGCGGTAGACTGTGGGCTTGCCGCAGTGGAAGCTCCATTCATTCTCGATACCGTTGACATTCGTGCGGTCGCCCGTGCTCGGCTGAACAACTTTCTCCGAGACATCGGCGCGGAAATCATCAGATCAGCTGATCTTCCGATGTCAGAATTGGTCGAGGCATACTTCCAGCCAACGCCGCCATTCTCAGCGGCAGGCAAGAACAAAGCTGAATTCCCAGACGCAATCGCCCTATTTAGCCTCAAACGATGGGCAAACGCCTCAAACCTAAAAGTCTTAGGCGTCAGCAACGACCGAGGATGGCAAGCCTATTGCGTGCCGGAGGCGTGGATTGACCTGCGCCAAGAGCTGGCCGACGCCTTGTCCCTGTTGCAAAGACACGCACAGGAGGCTGGCACCGTCATTCAGGGATTGCTCAAAGCCATCGAGAATGAAAGCGCGCCTGAGCTTGGAGGCCGCTTTGAAACCCTGCTGCAGGACGGGCTTTCCAGCTACGATGTGTATGGTGAAGCCGAAAGTTTCTATTCCGTTGAGCCCGATCATGTCGAATTAGAGTTAGTAGAGTTCCGATTTGGAGGAGATGAAGAGAGCTATTCATTTTCCGTTGTTCAAAGCGGACCGCACATCCTTGCAGCTGAAGTTGAGCTGGAAGTCTCGGTGAAGGCTGAAACAACTTTTTACATGTCCATCTATGACTCCATCGATAAGGACTATACCCCAGCAGGTTCAACCGCCGCTGCTACCGAGGCAGAACTTGATTTCAAAGCCCTGCTCACTTTCGAGAGGGATGAGGATAAGGCGCCGTTCCAACTGTCTAAGGTTGAACTCGTTAGCGGCCCCAGTTCCATTGGATTCGGATTCGTTGAGCCGGATTACGAGCCGGAGCCAGAAGATGACTACGAGATACCCGACGATCTTCCGGATCATATTCCGGACGACAATCTCCCATTCTAA
- a CDS encoding DUF5343 domain-containing protein: protein MAIYPYTPVTGKLKGLLQKVRTTGIPPKLTTAHLKTLGFTSSNDPSMINVLKFIGLVDSSTIPTPLWSEYRGQNHRAVLGKAIKQGYSDLFALYPDANTQSAAVLTHVFSTSSTGGEQVIRQTVQTFKSLVEEADFLPADANDLNVLSTGPLHTPAAPSMAPVSPSANGRSPPHPAVHIDIQIHISPESSAEQIDKIFESMEKHLYGSKS, encoded by the coding sequence TTGGCTATATATCCGTACACGCCCGTCACGGGCAAATTGAAGGGCTTGCTTCAGAAAGTTCGCACAACCGGCATTCCACCAAAGCTAACTACAGCTCACCTTAAGACGCTCGGATTTACCTCAAGCAACGATCCCAGCATGATCAACGTCTTGAAGTTTATTGGCTTGGTCGATAGCTCGACTATTCCGACCCCGCTGTGGAGCGAATATCGGGGCCAGAATCATCGAGCAGTTCTGGGGAAGGCGATAAAGCAGGGTTACTCTGACCTATTTGCGCTCTATCCTGATGCAAACACCCAGTCCGCGGCAGTCTTGACACATGTCTTCAGCACCAGTTCCACGGGCGGAGAACAAGTCATCAGGCAGACCGTGCAGACCTTCAAGAGCCTTGTCGAAGAGGCCGATTTTTTACCGGCCGACGCAAACGATCTGAACGTCCTATCGACCGGCCCATTACATACGCCAGCCGCGCCGTCGATGGCGCCCGTTTCTCCATCAGCTAACGGCAGGTCTCCTCCGCACCCGGCGGTACACATCGATATCCAAATACACATTTCCCCGGAATCATCTGCGGAGCAAATCGACAAGATTTTCGAAAGTATGGAGAAACACCTGTACGGTTCTAAGTCTTAG
- the purD gene encoding phosphoribosylamine--glycine ligase: MHILLLGSGGREHALAWKIAASPLVTKLWCAPGNAGIAKEAECVALDVADHAAVIAFCKQNKVELVVVGPETPLAAGIVDDLTAAGIKAFGPNKIPAQLESSKGFTKALCTEFGIPTGAYQGFTNADDARAYVQSQGAPIVVKADGLAAGKGVVVAKTVREAEDAIAMMFEGAFGEAGTEVVIEEFLPGREISFFALCDGETAIPLASAQDHKRVFDHDVGPNTGGMGAYSPTPLVTPQVHDAIMAKIILPTVAGMKQRGTPFRGILYAGIMLTTQGPKLFEFNVRFGDPECQVLMLRMMSDIVPALLAACDGQLKNFDLRWHKETALTVVMAAKGYPGDYQKGTRIDGLDDAAEVDTVEIFHAGTVAKDGAILANGGRVLNVCALGATVTEAQARAYQAVDRINWPEGFCRRDIGWQAVEAEKAKN, from the coding sequence ATGCACATTCTCCTGCTCGGTTCCGGCGGCCGCGAACATGCTCTCGCATGGAAGATCGCAGCCTCCCCCCTGGTGACCAAACTCTGGTGCGCGCCCGGCAATGCCGGCATCGCGAAGGAGGCGGAGTGCGTGGCGCTGGATGTCGCCGACCATGCGGCGGTGATCGCCTTCTGCAAGCAGAACAAGGTCGAGCTGGTGGTGGTCGGGCCGGAGACGCCGCTGGCGGCCGGCATCGTCGATGATCTCACGGCCGCCGGCATCAAGGCGTTCGGGCCGAACAAAATTCCGGCCCAGCTCGAAAGCTCCAAGGGCTTCACCAAGGCGCTGTGCACCGAGTTCGGCATTCCCACCGGGGCCTATCAGGGGTTCACCAATGCCGATGACGCGCGTGCCTATGTGCAGAGCCAGGGCGCGCCGATCGTGGTGAAGGCCGATGGTCTCGCCGCCGGCAAAGGCGTCGTCGTCGCCAAGACCGTGCGCGAGGCCGAGGACGCCATCGCCATGATGTTCGAGGGCGCGTTCGGCGAGGCCGGCACTGAAGTCGTGATCGAGGAGTTTCTGCCGGGCCGCGAGATCAGCTTCTTTGCGCTGTGCGACGGCGAGACCGCCATTCCGCTGGCCTCCGCGCAGGACCACAAGCGCGTGTTCGACCACGATGTCGGGCCGAACACCGGCGGCATGGGTGCCTATTCGCCGACGCCGCTGGTGACGCCTCAGGTCCACGACGCGATCATGGCGAAGATCATCCTGCCGACGGTCGCGGGCATGAAGCAGCGCGGCACGCCGTTCCGCGGCATCCTCTATGCCGGCATCATGCTGACGACGCAGGGGCCAAAGCTGTTCGAGTTCAACGTCCGCTTCGGCGATCCTGAATGCCAGGTGCTGATGCTGCGCATGATGAGCGACATCGTGCCGGCGCTGCTCGCCGCCTGCGACGGGCAGCTGAAGAATTTCGACCTGCGCTGGCACAAGGAAACCGCGCTCACCGTGGTGATGGCGGCGAAGGGCTATCCCGGCGACTATCAGAAGGGCACGCGGATCGACGGGCTCGACGACGCGGCAGAGGTCGACACGGTCGAGATCTTCCACGCCGGCACGGTCGCGAAGGACGGCGCGATCCTCGCCAATGGCGGCCGCGTGCTCAATGTCTGCGCGCTGGGCGCAACCGTGACCGAGGCGCAGGCCCGCGCCTACCAGGCCGTCGACCGCATCAACTGGCCCGAGGGCTTCTGCCGCCGCGACATCGGCTGGCAGGCGGTCGAGGCGGAGAAGGCCAAGAATTAG
- a CDS encoding alpha/beta fold hydrolase: MSDLADLYPGFASEWIDTSFGRIFARVGGKGPPLLLLHGFSETNVMWHRVAPQLADAFTLIIADLPGYGWSDMPESDALHMPYSKRAMAKAMVEVMERLGHVHFALAGHDRGGRVSYRLALDHPGRLSKLAVLDILPTYNYWERMNRAYALKIYHWTFLAQPAPLPETLISGQGEFFLRFKMASQTKSKTLDAIDPRALEHYLAPFRDPARIHAMCEDYRAGAYFDYDLDKADFEAGKKITVPMLALWGGVGIAQAAATPLDIWKQWATNVEGMPVDSGHFLTEENPDVTAKALREFFSS, encoded by the coding sequence ATGTCCGATCTCGCCGACCTCTATCCGGGCTTTGCGTCCGAGTGGATCGATACCTCGTTCGGCCGCATCTTCGCCCGCGTCGGCGGCAAGGGCCCACCGCTGCTGCTGTTGCACGGCTTCTCCGAGACCAACGTGATGTGGCACCGCGTGGCGCCGCAGCTGGCGGACGCCTTCACGCTGATCATCGCGGATCTGCCGGGCTACGGCTGGTCCGACATGCCCGAGAGCGACGCGCTGCACATGCCCTACAGCAAGCGCGCCATGGCCAAGGCGATGGTGGAAGTGATGGAGCGGCTCGGTCACGTGCACTTCGCGCTGGCCGGCCACGACCGCGGCGGCCGCGTCTCGTATCGGCTGGCGCTCGACCATCCCGGCCGGCTGTCGAAGCTCGCGGTGCTCGATATCCTGCCGACCTATAATTACTGGGAACGGATGAACCGCGCCTATGCGCTGAAGATCTATCACTGGACCTTCCTGGCCCAGCCCGCGCCGCTGCCGGAGACGCTGATCTCAGGGCAGGGCGAGTTCTTCCTGCGCTTCAAGATGGCGAGCCAGACCAAATCCAAGACGCTCGATGCCATCGACCCGCGCGCGCTCGAGCACTACCTCGCCCCGTTCCGCGATCCCGCCCGCATCCATGCGATGTGCGAGGATTACCGCGCCGGCGCCTATTTCGACTACGATCTCGACAAGGCCGATTTCGAAGCCGGCAAGAAGATCACCGTGCCGATGCTGGCGCTGTGGGGTGGCGTCGGCATCGCGCAGGCCGCCGCGACGCCGCTCGATATCTGGAAGCAGTGGGCGACCAACGTAGAGGGCATGCCGGTGGATTCGGGGCACTTCCTGACCGAGGAGAACCCGGACGTCACCGCGAAGGCGCTGCGCGAGTTCTTCTCCTCGTAG
- a CDS encoding nucleoside deaminase encodes MIRGLKAPSFMDLALLAAENAGKAGEVPVGCVVVRNDEVIATAANRTLTDRDPTGHAEIVALRETAKKIGSERLVDCDLYVTLEPCTMCAGAISFARVRRLYYGAADPKGGAVDSGVRFFAAPTCHHAPDVYSGVGESEAARLLKEFFRERR; translated from the coding sequence ATGATACGAGGCTTGAAAGCCCCCTCTTTCATGGATTTGGCGCTTCTGGCGGCCGAAAATGCCGGAAAAGCGGGCGAAGTTCCTGTTGGCTGCGTGGTGGTCCGCAATGACGAGGTCATCGCCACCGCCGCCAACCGGACGCTGACCGACCGCGACCCCACCGGCCATGCCGAAATCGTCGCGCTGCGCGAGACGGCGAAAAAGATCGGCAGCGAGCGCCTGGTGGACTGCGACCTCTACGTGACGCTGGAGCCCTGCACCATGTGTGCGGGCGCGATCTCGTTTGCAAGGGTGAGGCGGCTCTATTACGGCGCCGCCGACCCCAAGGGCGGCGCGGTCGACTCAGGCGTGCGCTTCTTCGCCGCTCCGACCTGCCACCACGCCCCGGACGTCTATTCCGGCGTCGGCGAGAGCGAGGCGGCGCGGCTGCTCAAGGAGTTCTTTCGGGAGCGGCGGTGA
- a CDS encoding pseudouridine synthase yields MPRDSDKDNDSRGRRGPARGGPHKGPPKGRSGKPRGPDKKFAKRGPEGRSDARPPRGDRDSRPFRPRADGDAPRRDFSERPKFNRDDRPREDRAERSFKPRGDRPFSDRSSRDGEKRPFKPRGDRPSFGRDDRPPRRDRDDSRPAGRTGDRKFGDKKPYAPRGDRPERKFDGERKFSRGAPDRGPREDRGERSFKPRGDRPNFDRGDRAPRGDRPERKFDGERKFSRGAPDRDRGPRKDFGGRDRGGDKPWQKREGGDDRPRFSRSRDDRPSGDRPFRERPKFDRPRDDRPKFDRPRGDGERGGDRPKFNRPRERSEGRSDWHEHPRNEGRFGDRPRRENEDESRIFEKRPAFGGRGAYRERDRDSDRRPRREEEPKPKKAGERIAKALARAGLASRRDAEEMVTQGRVTVNGRVINSPALDITRNDVVLVDGKPLPERERTRLFLYHKPRGLMTTHDDPEGRPTVFDNLPEGLPRLISVGRLDFNTEGLLLLTNDGGLARTLELPDTGWLRRYRVRAHGDVTQAQLDELKDGVEIEGVKYGPIDATLERDQGANVWLVFAIREGKNREVRNVCAHLGLEVNRLIRVSYGPFQLGEVPEGEVEEIKSRVLRDQLGDKIIEKSGAQFDVPQKSSSQEGETPREKKPASKRDVIADRKGRRVLVQRTGSEEARERNEAEASGYGPPRRPKRGYHGKRDLSPKED; encoded by the coding sequence ATGCCTCGCGATAGCGACAAAGACAACGATTCCCGCGGCCGGCGAGGCCCGGCAAGGGGAGGTCCGCACAAGGGACCGCCGAAGGGCCGGTCCGGCAAGCCGCGCGGCCCGGACAAGAAGTTCGCCAAGCGCGGCCCCGAGGGCAGGAGCGACGCCCGCCCACCCCGTGGCGACCGCGACAGCCGTCCGTTCCGCCCCCGCGCGGACGGCGATGCCCCGCGCCGCGACTTCAGCGAGCGGCCGAAATTCAATCGCGACGACCGGCCCCGGGAAGATCGCGCCGAGCGCAGCTTCAAGCCGCGTGGCGACCGGCCTTTCTCCGATCGCTCCTCGCGCGATGGCGAGAAGCGCCCGTTCAAGCCGCGTGGTGATCGCCCGTCCTTTGGCCGCGACGACCGTCCGCCGCGCCGGGATCGCGACGATTCCCGCCCCGCCGGCCGGACCGGTGACAGAAAGTTTGGCGACAAGAAGCCCTACGCCCCGCGGGGCGATCGTCCGGAACGCAAGTTCGACGGCGAGCGGAAATTCTCGCGCGGCGCACCCGACCGCGGACCGCGCGAGGATCGTGGCGAGCGCAGCTTCAAGCCGCGCGGAGACCGCCCGAATTTCGATCGCGGTGATCGTGCGCCACGCGGCGACCGTCCTGAGCGCAAGTTCGACGGCGAGCGAAAGTTTTCGCGAGGCGCACCGGATCGCGATCGCGGGCCGCGCAAGGATTTCGGCGGTCGTGACCGCGGCGGGGACAAGCCCTGGCAGAAGCGCGAAGGCGGCGATGACCGTCCCCGGTTCTCGCGTTCGCGCGATGATCGTCCGTCGGGCGATCGTCCGTTCCGCGAGCGGCCGAAATTCGATCGTCCCCGCGACGACCGTCCCAAATTCGATCGGCCCCGTGGCGACGGCGAACGCGGCGGTGATCGCCCGAAATTCAACCGGCCGCGCGAGCGCTCCGAGGGGCGCTCCGACTGGCACGAGCATCCGCGCAACGAGGGCCGTTTTGGCGATCGTCCGCGCCGTGAAAACGAGGACGAGAGCCGGATCTTCGAGAAGCGCCCCGCCTTCGGCGGCCGCGGCGCCTATCGCGAGCGCGATCGTGACTCCGATCGCCGCCCGCGCCGGGAGGAAGAGCCGAAGCCGAAGAAGGCCGGCGAGCGCATCGCCAAGGCGCTGGCCCGCGCGGGGCTTGCCTCGCGCCGCGATGCCGAGGAGATGGTCACGCAGGGCCGTGTCACCGTCAACGGCCGCGTCATCAACTCGCCTGCGCTCGACATCACCAGGAACGACGTCGTTCTGGTCGACGGCAAGCCGTTGCCGGAGCGCGAGCGCACGCGGCTGTTCCTCTATCACAAGCCGCGCGGGCTGATGACCACGCATGACGACCCCGAGGGTCGTCCGACCGTGTTCGACAATCTGCCCGAAGGCCTGCCGCGGCTGATCAGCGTCGGCCGGCTCGATTTCAACACCGAAGGCCTGCTGCTGCTCACCAACGACGGCGGGCTGGCGCGCACGCTCGAACTGCCGGACACCGGCTGGCTGCGCCGCTACCGCGTTCGCGCCCATGGCGACGTCACCCAGGCGCAGCTCGACGAGCTCAAGGACGGCGTCGAGATCGAGGGCGTCAAATACGGCCCGATCGACGCGACGCTGGAGCGCGACCAGGGCGCCAATGTCTGGCTGGTGTTCGCGATCCGCGAAGGCAAGAACCGCGAGGTGCGCAATGTCTGCGCGCATCTCGGGCTCGAGGTGAACCGGCTGATCCGTGTTTCCTACGGCCCGTTCCAGCTCGGCGAAGTTCCCGAAGGCGAGGTCGAGGAGATCAAGTCGCGCGTGCTGCGCGACCAGCTCGGCGACAAGATCATCGAGAAGTCGGGCGCGCAGTTCGACGTGCCGCAGAAATCTTCTTCACAAGAGGGCGAAACGCCGCGCGAGAAGAAGCCCGCCAGCAAGCGTGACGTGATCGCTGACCGCAAGGGCCGCCGCGTGCTGGTGCAGCGCACCGGCAGCGAGGAGGCGCGCGAGCGCAACGAGGCCGAGGCCAGCGGCTACGGCCCGCCGCGCCGTCCCAAGCGCGGCTATCACGGCAAGCGCGACCTGTCGCCGAAGGAGGACTGA
- the rsmD gene encoding 16S rRNA (guanine(966)-N(2))-methyltransferase RsmD — MRVVGGRLKGRNLASPSSRDIRPTADRLRESVFNILVHAYDDPIANARVLDLFAGTGALGIEAASRGAKFTLFVDNGAEARALLRNNVESLGLGGVTKVYRRDATDLGPAHPVEPFSLAFLDPPYGKGFAEKALASLRDGGWLTPGALLVVEEAKAAQFVTPEGYEELERRAYDDTEFVFLRKP, encoded by the coding sequence ATGCGCGTCGTCGGCGGTCGTTTGAAGGGGCGCAATCTCGCCTCACCGTCCTCGCGCGACATCCGCCCCACCGCGGACCGCCTGCGCGAATCCGTCTTCAACATCCTCGTGCACGCCTATGACGATCCGATTGCGAACGCGCGCGTGCTCGATCTCTTCGCCGGCACCGGCGCGCTCGGCATCGAGGCGGCCTCGCGCGGCGCGAAGTTCACGCTGTTCGTCGACAACGGCGCGGAGGCGCGGGCGCTGCTGCGCAACAACGTCGAGTCGCTCGGCCTCGGCGGCGTGACCAAGGTCTATCGCCGCGATGCCACCGATCTCGGCCCCGCGCATCCCGTCGAGCCGTTCTCGCTGGCATTCCTCGATCCTCCCTACGGCAAGGGCTTCGCGGAGAAGGCGCTCGCAAGCTTGCGCGACGGCGGCTGGCTCACCCCGGGCGCTTTGCTCGTGGTGGAAGAGGCAAAGGCCGCGCAGTTCGTGACGCCGGAAGGCTACGAGGAACTGGAGCGGCGCGCGTATGACGACACGGAGTTCGTTTTTTTGAGGAAGCCGTAG
- the mutL gene encoding DNA mismatch repair endonuclease MutL — protein MPVRQLPEQVVNRIAAGEVVERPASVVKELVENAIDAGASRIDVFTDGGGRRRIGITDDGGGMTAKDLALAVERHATSKLDDEDLLQIRTLGFRGEALPSIGSVARLSITTRHAGEPHAWALNVEGGEKSEIMPAALAHGTRVEVNDLFYATPARLKFLKTDRTEAEAIREVVRRLAMARPDIAFTLAGEERAPVTWAAALPGAAGRLTRLGDILGAEFRSHAFEVHAEREGVVVAGYAAAPALTKANALGQYLFVNGRPVRDKLILGAVRGAYADYLPRDRHPVLALFVTLDPREVDANVHPAKTEVRFRNAGLVRALIVHGLKEGLAREGRRTAANSGESALSAFRPAFAPRPASWDWRASPSAPVAPIPSFEGAAAPAFAERSQAAFDVGAPSADVRFESQPISDLVDRPLGAARTQIHETYIVSQTRDGLIIVDQHAAHERIVYERLKASLAANGVQRQILLIPEIVEMDEATVERLLERSEELASFGLAIESFGPGAVAVRETPSLLGKTNAGGLLRDLSEHMAEWDEALPLERRLMHVAATMACHGSVRAGRRLRPEEMNALLREMEDTPNSGQCNHGRPTYVELKLSDVEKLFGRR, from the coding sequence ATGCCCGTCCGCCAGCTTCCAGAGCAGGTCGTCAACCGCATCGCCGCCGGCGAGGTGGTCGAACGTCCTGCGAGCGTAGTCAAGGAACTGGTCGAGAACGCCATCGATGCCGGCGCGAGCCGGATCGACGTGTTCACCGACGGCGGCGGCCGGCGGCGAATCGGCATCACCGACGACGGCGGCGGCATGACCGCGAAGGACCTTGCGCTTGCGGTCGAGCGTCACGCGACCTCCAAGCTCGACGACGAGGATCTGCTGCAGATCCGCACCCTCGGGTTCCGCGGCGAGGCGCTGCCCTCGATCGGTTCGGTGGCACGGCTGTCCATCACCACCCGGCATGCCGGCGAGCCGCATGCCTGGGCACTCAATGTCGAAGGCGGCGAGAAGTCCGAGATCATGCCGGCGGCGCTGGCGCATGGCACCCGCGTGGAGGTCAACGATCTCTTCTACGCGACACCGGCCCGGCTGAAATTCCTGAAGACCGACCGCACCGAGGCAGAGGCGATCCGCGAGGTGGTCAGGCGGCTGGCGATGGCGCGGCCCGATATCGCGTTCACGCTGGCCGGCGAGGAGCGCGCGCCGGTGACCTGGGCCGCGGCGCTGCCCGGCGCCGCCGGCCGCCTGACCCGGCTTGGCGACATCCTGGGCGCCGAGTTTCGCAGCCACGCTTTCGAGGTCCATGCCGAACGCGAGGGCGTGGTCGTCGCCGGCTATGCCGCGGCGCCTGCGCTGACCAAGGCCAACGCGCTCGGGCAATACCTCTTCGTCAACGGGCGTCCGGTGCGCGACAAGCTGATCTTAGGCGCGGTGCGCGGAGCCTATGCCGACTATCTGCCGCGCGACCGCCATCCGGTGCTGGCGCTGTTCGTCACGCTGGATCCACGCGAGGTCGACGCCAACGTCCATCCGGCCAAGACCGAGGTGCGATTCCGCAATGCCGGCCTCGTCCGCGCGCTGATCGTGCACGGGCTGAAGGAAGGGCTCGCGCGCGAAGGCCGCCGCACAGCCGCCAATAGCGGCGAGAGCGCCCTGTCCGCGTTCCGGCCCGCCTTCGCGCCGCGTCCCGCAAGCTGGGACTGGCGGGCCTCGCCGTCCGCGCCTGTCGCGCCGATTCCGTCTTTCGAGGGCGCCGCCGCGCCTGCCTTTGCCGAGCGTTCGCAGGCGGCCTTCGACGTCGGCGCGCCCAGCGCGGACGTGCGGTTCGAGTCGCAGCCCATCAGCGATCTCGTCGACCGCCCGCTCGGCGCTGCGCGCACGCAGATCCACGAGACCTATATCGTCTCGCAGACCCGCGACGGTCTCATCATCGTCGACCAGCATGCCGCGCATGAGCGCATCGTCTATGAGCGGCTGAAGGCCTCGCTGGCCGCGAACGGCGTGCAGCGGCAGATCCTCCTCATCCCCGAGATCGTCGAGATGGACGAGGCGACGGTCGAGCGCCTGCTCGAGCGCAGCGAGGAGCTGGCGTCATTCGGCCTCGCCATCGAATCCTTCGGCCCCGGCGCAGTCGCGGTGCGCGAAACGCCCTCGCTGCTCGGCAAGACCAATGCGGGCGGCCTGCTGCGCGATCTCTCCGAGCACATGGCCGAGTGGGACGAGGCGCTGCCGCTGGAGCGCCGCCTGATGCACGTCGCGGCGACCATGGCCTGCCACGGCTCGGTGCGCGCCGGCCGAAGGCTGCGGCCGGAGGAGATGAACGCCCTGCTCCGCGAGATGGAGGACACCCCGAACTCCGGCCAGTGCAATCACGGCCGGCCGACCTATGTCGAGCTGAAGCTGAGCGACGTGGAGAAGCTGTTCGGGCGAAGGTGA
- a CDS encoding ribbon-helix-helix domain-containing protein — MCHLFAHQPQRDYESQTRSLRIGGHCTSIRLEMAFWDTLEEIAVKESMSVGKFLTTLYNEVLDHHGEVNNFASLLRCSCLIYRSRNVAPVQEFKGTVAPMLDAAE, encoded by the coding sequence ATGTGCCATCTCTTCGCGCACCAGCCCCAACGTGACTACGAATCCCAGACCCGCTCCTTGCGGATCGGAGGGCACTGTACCTCGATCCGGCTGGAAATGGCGTTTTGGGATACGCTGGAGGAGATCGCGGTCAAGGAGAGCATGAGCGTCGGGAAATTCCTGACGACGCTCTACAACGAGGTGCTCGACCATCACGGCGAGGTCAATAATTTCGCCTCGCTGCTGCGATGCTCCTGCCTGATCTATCGATCCCGGAACGTGGCGCCGGTGCAGGAGTTCAAGGGAACAGTCGCGCCTATGCTCGACGCGGCCGAATAG
- a CDS encoding GMC family oxidoreductase, with translation MAKFDLNDSSVVVIVGSGAGGGTLGNELAQKGVKVVILEAGPRIENHDFVNDEWESFSQLAWTDARTTSGTWRVAKDFSGLPAWIVKAVGGSTTHWAGASLRFDEHEFKVKSTYGGLPGANLLDWPVTLAEMEPWYAKAENKMGVTRTNGIPGLPGNNNFKVLEAGAKKLGYKTVHTGNMAINSQPRDGRGACQQIGFCFQGCKSGAKWSTLYTEIPKGEATGNLEVRPSSMAIKIEHDAGGKVTGVVYADGSGAMQRQKARIVAVAGNSIESPRLLLNSASTMFPDGLGNSSGQVGRNYMRHMTGSVYAVFEKSVHMYRGTTMAGIIRDEAANNPKRGFVGGYEMETLALGLPFMAAFLNPGAWGRPFTAALDGYPRMAGMWLVGEDMPQETNRITLDPVVKDKFGQPVASVHFDDHPNDLAMRAHAYKQGAAVYDAVGATVTYPTPPYPSTHNLGTNRMSEKPRDGVVNKFGQSHDVKNLFVSDGSQFTSGAACNPTLTIVALAIRQADYMAGAMQKKEI, from the coding sequence ATGGCAAAATTCGATCTGAACGACTCCAGCGTTGTGGTGATCGTCGGCTCCGGTGCGGGCGGCGGCACGCTGGGCAACGAACTCGCACAGAAGGGCGTCAAGGTGGTCATTCTCGAAGCGGGTCCCCGCATCGAGAACCACGACTTCGTCAACGACGAATGGGAGAGCTTCTCCCAGCTCGCCTGGACCGATGCGCGCACCACGTCGGGGACGTGGCGCGTCGCCAAGGATTTTTCCGGCCTTCCCGCCTGGATCGTCAAGGCGGTCGGCGGCTCGACGACCCATTGGGCCGGGGCGTCGCTGCGCTTCGACGAGCACGAGTTCAAGGTGAAGAGCACCTATGGTGGCCTGCCCGGCGCAAACCTGCTCGACTGGCCGGTGACGCTCGCGGAGATGGAGCCGTGGTACGCCAAGGCCGAGAACAAGATGGGCGTGACCCGCACCAACGGCATCCCCGGCCTTCCCGGCAACAATAACTTCAAGGTGCTGGAGGCCGGCGCCAAGAAGCTCGGCTACAAGACCGTGCACACCGGCAACATGGCGATCAACAGCCAGCCGCGCGATGGGCGCGGCGCCTGCCAGCAGATCGGCTTCTGCTTCCAGGGCTGCAAATCCGGCGCGAAATGGTCGACGCTCTACACCGAGATCCCGAAGGGCGAGGCGACGGGCAATCTCGAAGTCAGGCCGAGCAGCATGGCGATCAAGATCGAGCATGATGCCGGCGGCAAGGTGACCGGCGTCGTCTATGCCGACGGGAGCGGCGCGATGCAGCGCCAGAAGGCGCGCATCGTGGCGGTCGCCGGCAACTCGATCGAGAGCCCGCGGCTGCTGCTCAACAGCGCCTCGACCATGTTTCCCGACGGCCTCGGCAATTCATCGGGCCAGGTCGGCCGCAACTACATGCGGCACATGACCGGCAGCGTCTACGCCGTGTTCGAGAAGTCCGTACACATGTATCGCGGCACCACCATGGCCGGCATCATCCGCGATGAAGCCGCCAACAATCCGAAGCGCGGCTTCGTCGGCGGCTACGAGATGGAGACGCTGGCGCTCGGGCTGCCGTTCATGGCCGCGTTCCTCAATCCCGGCGCCTGGGGCCGCCCGTTCACCGCAGCGCTCGACGGCTATCCCAGGATGGCTGGCATGTGGCTGGTCGGCGAGGACATGCCGCAGGAGACCAACCGCATCACGCTCGACCCTGTCGTGAAGGACAAGTTCGGGCAGCCGGTGGCGAGCGTGCATTTCGACGATCATCCCAACGATCTCGCGATGCGCGCGCACGCCTACAAGCAGGGCGCTGCAGTCTACGACGCCGTCGGCGCCACCGTGACCTATCCGACGCCGCCTTATCCGAGCACCCACAATCTCGGCACCAACCGAATGAGCGAAAAGCCCAGGGACGGCGTCGTCAACAAGTTCGGCCAGAGCCACGACGTCAAGAACCTGTTCGTCTCCGACGGCAGCCAGTTCACCAGCGGCGCGGCCTGCAACCCGACGCTGACCATCGTCGCGCTGGCGATCCGGCAGGCGGATTACATGGCGGGCGCGATGCAGAAGAAGGAGATTTAA